Part of the Niallia alba genome is shown below.
CTCCTCCTGAAATAATTAAGTCAGACCGTCTATCTAAGACATAGAGAAAGCCCTCAGAATCTGTATACCCAATGTCACCTGTAAAAAACCATCCATCCTTTAAATGGTTGTCTTTATTTAAATAACCTTTTGAAACATTTGGGCCGCATACAGTAATCTCTCCAACTTCATTTGGTTCTAATGTTTCTCCTGAATGATTAACAATCTTTAATTGAGCAGGGAAAAGTGGCTTTCCTGCTGAACCAATTTTTCTAATACTGTCTTCTGGTGATAACGTGACAATTTGTGAAGAGGTTTCTGTCATCCCATAAGAATAATAAACTGGAATTTCTTTCTTCATGCATCGAGTGAGCAAATCTATTGTGGCAGGTCCTCCACCTAGAAGCATGTACCGGAAATAATCTGGAAATCTGTCACTTGCAACATGCTCTATTCGTTGCAACATTGTAGTAACAACAGATATAATCGTTACTTTTTCTTTCCACAAATCGGCTAGCACTTTTTTTTCATCAAAGGAATCATGCAGGACAATTTTCATACCGTAAATAATACTTCTCATTAAAATAGAATATCCGCTAATATGAAATAATGGGACTGCACATAACCAAGTATCTTTCTCATATAAGCCGGCATTTAATGTATTTCCTACTGCACTCCACCAATGGTTACCGTATGATTGAATGACTCCTTTTGGAAGGCCTGTTGTACCGGATGTATACATAATAGTACAAGTATCATCTAAATGAAGTTGCCTTTTTTCTATCGGTTCTATGTAAGGGTTATCTTCCAATTTTTCTTTATAAAAAATGGAAATAACCAACTCTTCTTCTAACTGGATTGCCTGCTCCTGAAAGTTTTCTTCTGTTATTAGATAACTAGCATTTGCATCCGATAATTGATAAGCCATTTCTTTCACGGTTAAGCGATTGTTAAGCAGGACTGCCTTTGCTCCAATAATTTGCATAGCATATAAATGGAGGACTGTTTCTAAATCATTTTTGACAAGAAATCCTACATAATCCTTGTCTTTTATTCCAAAAGCAGTCAATATTCCAGCATAATGATAGGCTCTTTCATAAAGTTCTTTAAAAGTTAGCCGCTCATTCTTATAAACAATTGCTTCTCTATCTGGCGTTAAACTCGCTCTATTTTTTAAAAAATTAGGAAGTATTTCAGTCATTACTTTTTTTATCCTCTTTTCTATAAACAAAGGTGACACTATTATTAGCATGTCTAAAAATACATTTGCTAAAAACGAGTGTCACCTACTGTTATTTTTTTATAAATGGTACATTAATAACTATTTCCCATAACCGGGAATCCAACTATTAATATCCTCTTCCTAATTAAGGGAAACGAGGGAATTGTCCAAAATCAGGGTTGCGTTTTTCCTTAAAGGAATCTCTTCCTTCTTTTGCTTCATCTGTTGTATAGTACAGTAGTGTTGCATCACCAGCAAACTGCTGAATACCAGCTAATCCATCGGTATCTGCATTAAATGCAGCTTTTAAGAAACGAAGGGCAGTTGGGCTTTTTTCTAGAATTTCTTCACACCATTTAATCGTTTCTTCTTCTACTTTTTCTAATGGTACAACAGTGTTTACTAAGCCCATGTCTAATGCTTCTTGTGCACTGTATTGGCGGCATAAGAACCAAATTTCTCTAGCCTTTTTATGGCCAACGATTCTTGCTAAGTAGCCGGAACCATAACCAGCATCAAAGCTTCCTACCTTTGGACCAGTTTGTCCAAAAATAGCATTATCTGCAGCAATTGTTAAATCGCAGACGATATGAAGAACGTGTCCTCCACCTATTGCATACCCTTTTACCATGGCGATTACAGGCTTAGGAATAACTCTAATTAGACGCTGTAAATCAAGCACGTTTAAGCGAGGAATTTGATCCTCACCAACATATCCACCATGTCCTCTAACTTTTTGATCTCCACCAGAACAGAACGCTTTATCGCCCGCACCAGTTAAAATAATTACGCCCACATCACTGTCATCTCTTGCCATTGCAAATGCATCAATTAATTCACTTACCGTTCTTGGCGTGAAAGCATTATGTACATGGGGTCTATTAATTGTAATCTTGGCAATTCCATTATATGTTTCATAAATAATTTCTTCGTACTGTCTGCCAGCAACCCATTCTACTGTCATTATTTTTCCTCCTTCTAAACAGGGCTGAACATCTATGTCAGCTCCTTAAAAACTCCAATACTATTGTACCAAAAATTTCAGGTTTCTCCACATGAATTGCATGACCTGCATCATTTACATTTAAATGTTGCATTTTTTTATTGCACTTTGCCATTTCTTCCGCAATTCCATCAAACTTTTGATCGAGTTCTCCCGTAATTAAAAGTGCCTTTTTGGGAAACTGGTAAAGTTGAGACCAATAAGAGCTTTGTGCACCTGTCCCCATTCCTCTTAAACTATTAGCTAATCCCATTGGATTATTGACTAATCGTTGATCCCTTATCGCCTGCCTAGCGTCTGGACTCAGCCGTTCCTGGCTTTTGAATAACGGAATCTTCTCCCATTTGTTCACAAAACTTATTATACCCTTTTCAAGGATAGAGTCTCCTAGTTTTTCATCCAGTATTCGTCTTTGTTTTCTCTCCAATTCAGTTCGTAAACCAGGAGAGGCACTTTCAAGTATTAGTTTCTTAACTGTATCAGGATACTCCATGCTATATGCCAAAGCTAACCTTCCACCCATCGAATAGCCTAATAAATGAACAGGAGCTATTTGAAGGTAATCAATTAGTGCTTTTAAATGGGAGACGCTTTCCTCCATTACATACTTTTTTGTTTCTTTCGGTGAATCTGTTTTTCCATGTCCAATAATATCGACTGTTATTACCTTATAATACTTCTTCCATAACGGAATAAACGGAAGCCATGTTCTGCAATCCCCAGTAAACCCATGTAATAATAAAAGGGATTCCCCTTCTCCATCAACGGTTATATGATAGTTTACATCTTTTATTTTGATAAACATACACTTCACCTTTTAAACTAATTGATCTAACACCTTTTGGATTCGATTGGTCATTTGACGATGCTCTAATAGATTTCGTTCTCGATTTGTTTGTAATTCCCAAACTCTTAAACCTGCGGTGAAATTACTTTTCTGGAATAACATCTGTAAATCTTGCCAGCTTTTTATAAGCTCATACTCACCCTTATACATTTCCACAGCATGCTTAAAATCTATATCTAAAGGAGTTCCAAATAATAACTCAAAATGTCTTGGCAGCTCTACTTGTGGAAGAAACGAAAAGATACCTCCACCATTATTATTGATTAACAGTACAGTAATTGGCAGCTGATACAACTGAGATAGGATTAAACCATTAAGATCGTGGAAAAAGGTTAAATCCCCAACAATTAAAAATAGAGGCTGCTTTATAACCCCTACACCGAGAGCGGTAGATATTGTTCCATCAATTCCATTTGCACCTCTATTGGCAACAATGGTAACTTCTTTATTTTGCTTATGAAAGAATGTATCTAAATCACGAATTGGCATACTGTTACCTACAAATAACACTGCATCATTAGGAATTAATTCTCCTAAGCTGTGGAAAAGCTTGGCTTCACTTATTTCTTGGATTTCCGCCGTTTGCATTAATTCCTTCTTCGTAAGCTCATTAATTTCAATCCATTTATTTAAATAGTGATTTAGTGAGCAATGAGAAATAACTGATGTAAGCTTTTCGCAAAAATAACCTTCTTCACAATAAACCATTTCTGTAGTTAATTGGTTAGGATCCCTGTAGCCACTACCTCCATCTACAACAATCTGTTTTGCTTGTTCATTTTCACGTAAGAAAATGGTTAATGGCTTAGAGACAGGCATACTTCCAAATCTAATAATCACATCTGGTTTTAGTAAGGATTTTACCTTTTCATTTCTTAAAAAAGTATCATATGTGTCAATGATAATTTCCTTGTCCGCACTCTTGCTTCGTAGTTGTGATAATGGATCAGCAATGATTGGAAAACCAGTCTGTCCCGCTAGTTTTATTACCTTTGCAAAAAATTCCTCATTATTTATTTCTCCACAAATAATAATTCCTTTTCTGTCCTCTTTCTTATTAAGAGTTGATACTAGATCCTGAAAATAAGAATCGCTTAATATAAACTCCCCAGTTTGAATTTGAATGGATGTTTTTTTCTGTTCTTCTAGACGATAATATTCTAAATTATCCAAATCAGGGATTAACGGTTCTCTTAATGGTATATTTACATGGACAGGACCACTAGGATGCTGCTTCGCCATTGCAATGGCTCTGGCTCCGACTGTCTTAGCATATCTAATCATACCTGGACTACTATCTGGTGTAGCCATTTCCATAAACCATTTTACATGCTTCCCATATAGATCTAATTGATCAATTGCTTGAGGAGCCCCAACATCTCTTAGTTCATGGGGACGATCTGCCGTCAACACAACTAACGGGATACGCGAAATTTTCGCCTCTACGATGGCGGGAAAATAATTCGCGGCAGCTGTTCCTGATGTACACACTAACACAGTCGGTTTCTTTGATGCTTTCGCTATTCCTAACGCAAAAAAAGCTGCTGATCTTTCATCAACATGTACATGTAACTGGATATCTTCTTCTTCTGCTAGCAATAGACTGATTGGTGTAGATCTCGAACCAGGGCTAATAACAGCATGCGCTACTCCGTTTTTTACTAACTCGGAAATCAGTGCATGCACATAAGCTGTTAACTGTTGCTGATGACTCATTTTATTTTCCTCCTAACGCAGTTAGCATCGGCTTAAATTTAATAGCTGTTTCCTCGTATTCAGAGTCAGGATCAGAGTCAGCGACAATCCCGCACCCAGCAAAGATTGTTGCAACATTGCCATGTAGTAAGCCTGAACGAATACTTACAGCGAATTCACCATTACCTTGATAATCAAGCCAACCGATTGGGGCACCATACATACCTCTATCTAGTCCTTCCACCTCTCTTATAACCTTTAACGCTTCTTCGCGTGGAAAACCACCGAGGGCTGGAGTTGGATGCAATAATCGAATTAAGGAAATTAATGATTCTGTTTCTTTCACCTTACCACTAACAGGTGTATAAAGATGCTGAATATCTCTCATTTTCATGATTTGCGGATTTGGTGGCATTTCTACCCTACTGCATACTTCTTCCATGGCATTCTTAATCATTTTAACAACATAATTATGTTCTTCTCTATTTTTTAAATCAGAAAGCAACGCTTCTGCTAGGGTATTATCTTCTTCTTTGTTTC
Proteins encoded:
- a CDS encoding o-succinylbenzoate--CoA ligase, with product MTEILPNFLKNRASLTPDREAIVYKNERLTFKELYERAYHYAGILTAFGIKDKDYVGFLVKNDLETVLHLYAMQIIGAKAVLLNNRLTVKEMAYQLSDANASYLITEENFQEQAIQLEEELVISIFYKEKLEDNPYIEPIEKRQLHLDDTCTIMYTSGTTGLPKGVIQSYGNHWWSAVGNTLNAGLYEKDTWLCAVPLFHISGYSILMRSIIYGMKIVLHDSFDEKKVLADLWKEKVTIISVVTTMLQRIEHVASDRFPDYFRYMLLGGGPATIDLLTRCMKKEIPVYYSYGMTETSSQIVTLSPEDSIRKIGSAGKPLFPAQLKIVNHSGETLEPNEVGEITVCGPNVSKGYLNKDNHLKDGWFFTGDIGYTDSEGFLYVLDRRSDLIISGGENVYPAEVEAVLTDMEGIREAAVIGIPNNKWGQVPIAFVAKEKSMLTEQQIINNCENSLAKYKIPKRIFFVTEVPRNASGKIVRRELRKWVEEQADFSL
- the menB gene encoding 1,4-dihydroxy-2-naphthoyl-CoA synthase translates to MTVEWVAGRQYEEIIYETYNGIAKITINRPHVHNAFTPRTVSELIDAFAMARDDSDVGVIILTGAGDKAFCSGGDQKVRGHGGYVGEDQIPRLNVLDLQRLIRVIPKPVIAMVKGYAIGGGHVLHIVCDLTIAADNAIFGQTGPKVGSFDAGYGSGYLARIVGHKKAREIWFLCRQYSAQEALDMGLVNTVVPLEKVEEETIKWCEEILEKSPTALRFLKAAFNADTDGLAGIQQFAGDATLLYYTTDEAKEGRDSFKEKRNPDFGQFPRFP
- the menH gene encoding 2-succinyl-6-hydroxy-2,4-cyclohexadiene-1-carboxylate synthase, coding for MFIKIKDVNYHITVDGEGESLLLLHGFTGDCRTWLPFIPLWKKYYKVITVDIIGHGKTDSPKETKKYVMEESVSHLKALIDYLQIAPVHLLGYSMGGRLALAYSMEYPDTVKKLILESASPGLRTELERKQRRILDEKLGDSILEKGIISFVNKWEKIPLFKSQERLSPDARQAIRDQRLVNNPMGLANSLRGMGTGAQSSYWSQLYQFPKKALLITGELDQKFDGIAEEMAKCNKKMQHLNVNDAGHAIHVEKPEIFGTIVLEFLRS
- the menD gene encoding 2-succinyl-5-enolpyruvyl-6-hydroxy-3-cyclohexene-1-carboxylic-acid synthase yields the protein MSHQQQLTAYVHALISELVKNGVAHAVISPGSRSTPISLLLAEEEDIQLHVHVDERSAAFFALGIAKASKKPTVLVCTSGTAAANYFPAIVEAKISRIPLVVLTADRPHELRDVGAPQAIDQLDLYGKHVKWFMEMATPDSSPGMIRYAKTVGARAIAMAKQHPSGPVHVNIPLREPLIPDLDNLEYYRLEEQKKTSIQIQTGEFILSDSYFQDLVSTLNKKEDRKGIIICGEINNEEFFAKVIKLAGQTGFPIIADPLSQLRSKSADKEIIIDTYDTFLRNEKVKSLLKPDVIIRFGSMPVSKPLTIFLRENEQAKQIVVDGGSGYRDPNQLTTEMVYCEEGYFCEKLTSVISHCSLNHYLNKWIEINELTKKELMQTAEIQEISEAKLFHSLGELIPNDAVLFVGNSMPIRDLDTFFHKQNKEVTIVANRGANGIDGTISTALGVGVIKQPLFLIVGDLTFFHDLNGLILSQLYQLPITVLLINNNGGGIFSFLPQVELPRHFELLFGTPLDIDFKHAVEMYKGEYELIKSWQDLQMLFQKSNFTAGLRVWELQTNRERNLLEHRQMTNRIQKVLDQLV